Proteins from a single region of Styela clava chromosome 1, kaStyClav1.hap1.2, whole genome shotgun sequence:
- the LOC120348471 gene encoding uncharacterized protein LOC120348471, whose amino-acid sequence MEMTTDSSNFTTVETATLYHNVATDELSQMMMFFAIAIVAGGFSWLVSKCVTVLHKRHLRKLEEEQEASMKYKNQETFVIGNNEAAVFVNGTEVKEEEKSEASLYTRGFGITSMGMFDVAVDAIVRAGERRKSKETDTTSRNGDIFQTPVELLSPNDTPTEDPTETTPVINPLDNANINKSNTVT is encoded by the exons ATGGAAATGA CAACGGATTCTAGCAATTTCACCACTGTAGAGACGGCGACGCTCTACCACAATGTGGCAACAGACGAACTATCGCAAATGATGATGTTTTTCGCCATAGCCATTGTTGCGGGAGGATTTTCCTGGCTCGTTTCAAAATGCGTTACAGTTTTACATAAACGCCATTTACGTAAACTAGAAGAAGAACAAGAAGCGTCGATGAAATACAAAAATCAGGAAACATTTGTCATTGGAAACAACGAAGCCGCG GTCTTTGTTAACGGTACTGAAGTGAAAGAAGAGGAAAAATCTGAAGCGAGCCTTTATACTCGCGGCTTTGGAATCACCTCAATGGGAATGTTCGACGTGGCGGTGGATGCCATAGTACGAGCGGGAGAGAGAAGAAAAAGCAAAGAAACTGACACTACTTCTCGAAATGGTGACATTTTCCAAACACCAGTAGAACTATTGAGTCCAAATGACACCCCAACGGAGGACCCTACAGAAACAACGCCCGTAATCAATCCCCTTGATAATGCTAATATTAATAAGTCAAACACAGTGACATAA